A single window of Paenibacillus sp. SYP-B4298 DNA harbors:
- a CDS encoding ABC transporter permease, whose translation MDQAHAPMVLEERPLPVAARKPLLKRMWKERWLYVFLLPGLIYFIVYKYLPMWGIMMAFQRYMPHQGLLDSKWVGLRHFERFFSEPEFWQLLRNTLYIASLDLLIFFPLTIILALMLNEVRVELFKRTIQQLVYVPHFLSWVVVVGICYVLLTTEGGAINSMLQALGFEPIPFLMSEAWFRPMIIIQIIWKDVGWGTIIFLAALAGVNPQLYEAARMDGAGRWRLLWHITLPSIQSVIVVLLILRLGNFIDLGFEQIFLMLNAMNREVGEVFDTYVYRVGLLQGQFSYSAAVGLFKSAVGLVLVVIANTLAKKFGEEGVY comes from the coding sequence ATGGATCAGGCGCATGCACCTATGGTGCTGGAGGAACGACCGCTTCCGGTTGCGGCTCGCAAGCCGCTGCTCAAGCGAATGTGGAAGGAACGCTGGTTGTATGTGTTTCTGCTGCCGGGACTAATCTATTTTATCGTGTACAAATATTTGCCGATGTGGGGCATTATGATGGCCTTCCAACGTTACATGCCGCATCAAGGGCTGCTAGACAGCAAATGGGTGGGGCTTCGACACTTTGAGCGCTTCTTCAGCGAGCCGGAGTTCTGGCAATTGCTGCGCAACACCTTATATATTGCTTCGCTGGATTTGCTCATTTTTTTCCCGTTAACGATTATTCTGGCTCTGATGCTCAATGAGGTGAGAGTGGAGCTGTTCAAGCGGACGATACAGCAGTTGGTTTATGTGCCGCATTTTCTCTCTTGGGTCGTGGTGGTCGGTATCTGCTACGTGCTGTTGACAACAGAGGGTGGAGCGATCAATTCGATGCTGCAGGCGCTGGGCTTCGAGCCGATCCCATTCCTGATGAGCGAAGCGTGGTTCCGCCCGATGATCATTATCCAGATTATCTGGAAGGATGTCGGCTGGGGAACCATTATCTTTCTCGCGGCTCTGGCCGGGGTGAATCCGCAATTGTATGAGGCGGCGCGTATGGATGGTGCAGGGCGCTGGCGGCTGCTCTGGCATATTACACTGCCTTCGATTCAGAGTGTTATCGTCGTGCTGCTCATCCTGCGGCTGGGCAACTTCATTGATCTGGGCTTTGAGCAGATCTTCCTGATGCTTAATGCGATGAACCGCGAGGTGGGCGAGGTGTTCGATACATACGTCTACCGTGTTGGCCTCCTCCAGGGCCAATTCAGCTATAGCGCCGCAGTCGGATTGTTCAAATCGGCGGTTGGTCTGGTACTGGTCGTTATCGCGAACACGCTTGCGAAGAAATTTGGGGAAGAAGGGGTGTACTAA